In Mycoavidus cysteinexigens, a genomic segment contains:
- the accD gene encoding acetyl-CoA carboxylase, carboxyltransferase subunit beta produces MSWLDKLLPPKIKPTNPANRKSMPEGLWIKCPSCEAVLYRNDLESNLHVCPKCDHHMRIGARARIDSLLDAEGRYEIGQEIVPVDSLKFKDSRKYTERIKEAMEDTGETDALVVQGGAIHTLPVVVACFEFSFMGGSMGSVVGERFARGVKVALEQRTPFICVTASGGARMQESLLSLMQMAKTTAMLTKLSEAKLPFISVLTDPTMGGVSASFAFLGDIVIAEPKALIGFAGPRVIEQTVREKLPEGFQRSEFLLQKGALDMIVDRRRLREEIAQLLALLTLQPHDAMVP; encoded by the coding sequence ATGAGCTGGCTTGATAAATTACTGCCACCTAAAATTAAACCGACCAATCCGGCAAATCGCAAAAGCATGCCTGAAGGTCTATGGATCAAATGCCCCTCATGCGAGGCCGTACTCTATCGCAATGATCTAGAGAGTAATTTACACGTTTGCCCTAAATGCGATCACCATATGCGCATTGGCGCGCGGGCCCGCATCGATAGCCTGCTAGATGCCGAGGGCCGTTATGAGATTGGCCAGGAAATTGTGCCAGTCGACTCGCTTAAATTCAAGGACAGCCGCAAATATACCGAGCGCATTAAAGAGGCGATGGAAGATACCGGCGAGACCGACGCATTAGTTGTGCAAGGTGGTGCGATTCATACCTTGCCAGTGGTCGTCGCCTGTTTCGAGTTTTCTTTTATGGGCGGGTCAATGGGCTCGGTGGTGGGCGAGCGTTTTGCGCGTGGCGTGAAGGTTGCGCTTGAGCAACGTACACCCTTTATTTGCGTGACAGCTTCGGGCGGTGCGCGCATGCAAGAAAGTTTGCTGTCTCTTATGCAAATGGCTAAAACAACTGCAATGTTGACCAAACTTTCTGAAGCTAAACTACCCTTTATTTCTGTCTTGACCGATCCAACCATGGGTGGGGTTTCGGCGAGCTTTGCTTTTTTAGGCGATATCGTGATTGCTGAGCCTAAAGCCTTAATTGGTTTTGCCGGGCCGCGCGTGATTGAGCAGACGGTGCGCGAGAAACTACCGGAAGGTTTTCAACGCTCCGAGTTTTTACTGCAAAAAGGGGCGCTTGATATGATCGTTGACCGTCGTCGGCTACGCGAAGAAATTGCCCAGTTGTTAGCATTGCTCACATTACAGCCGCATGATGCTATGGTTCCTTAA
- the trpA gene encoding tryptophan synthase subunit alpha, whose product MSRIQSTFTALFAQSRKGLIPFMTAGDPDPAKTVTYMHALVAGGADIIELGVPFSDPMADGPVIQRSSERALARGVTLTQVLADVRAFRQRDTVTPVVLMGYANPLERLGAGFAAQAQAAGVDGVLVVDYPPEEAVHFAQQMRAHNIDPIFLLAPTSTAERIAAVAQLASGYVYYVSLTGVTGAGQPALTRVASQVEAIKARITLPVGVGFGIRDAATACAVASNADAVVMGSRIVELLAEAPPADAVQLLTDFIAQIRHALDTDVKLESS is encoded by the coding sequence ATGTCACGTATTCAAAGCACTTTCACCGCATTATTTGCACAAAGTCGTAAAGGATTGATTCCATTTATGACCGCAGGTGACCCCGATCCGGCAAAAACGGTTACCTATATGCATGCATTGGTTGCCGGGGGAGCGGACATCATCGAATTGGGCGTGCCGTTTTCCGACCCAATGGCGGACGGCCCAGTGATTCAACGCTCATCCGAGCGCGCGTTAGCGCGTGGCGTCACGCTGACTCAAGTATTGGCTGATGTGCGTGCATTTCGCCAGCGTGACACGGTGACGCCAGTTGTGCTAATGGGTTATGCCAACCCGCTTGAGCGCCTGGGCGCAGGGTTCGCGGCTCAGGCGCAAGCAGCAGGTGTCGACGGGGTACTGGTGGTTGATTATCCGCCCGAAGAGGCGGTACATTTTGCGCAGCAGATGCGAGCCCATAACATTGATCCGATTTTTTTACTGGCGCCGACCTCAACCGCTGAGCGCATTGCGGCTGTAGCGCAGCTGGCTAGCGGTTATGTCTATTATGTATCGCTCACAGGCGTGACAGGCGCAGGGCAGCCGGCATTGACGCGTGTCGCCAGTCAGGTCGAAGCGATTAAAGCGCGTATAACGTTGCCAGTAGGGGTCGGCTTTGGCATTCGCGATGCAGCTACCGCGTGCGCGGTGGCGAGTAATGCCGATGCAGTTGTAATGGGTAGCCGAATTGTTGAACTTCTAGCAGAAGCGCCGCCCGCAGACGCGGTACAATTACTCACTGATTTTATTGCACAAATAAGACATGCGCTCGACACAGACGTAAAGTTAGAGAGCAGTTAG
- the trpB gene encoding tryptophan synthase subunit beta: MYNLPDPQGHFGPYGGIFVAETLVHALTQLTRVYQESQQDPDFIAQYHTELKHFVGRPSPIYYAQRLSEKLGGAQIYFKREDLNHTGAHKINNVLGQALLAQRMGKSRVIAETGAGQHGVATATIAARFGMECVVYMGAEDMRRQAANVYRMKLLGAQVVSVEAGSKTLKDALNEAMRDWVTQVENTFYIIGTVAGPHPYPMMVRDFQRVIGDECKTQMLELVGRQPDAVIACVGGGSNAMGMFYPYIEDTQVQLIGVEAGGAGIATGRHAASLTAGSPGVLHGNRTYLLQDENGQINETHSVSAGLDYPGVGPEHAWLKDIGRAQYVNITDAEALQAFHDCCLMEGIIPALESSHAIAYAQKLASTLGRDKILLVNLSGRGDKDMHTVAEAAGIKL; the protein is encoded by the coding sequence ATGTATAACTTACCTGATCCACAAGGCCATTTTGGCCCATATGGGGGCATTTTTGTTGCGGAGACTTTGGTTCACGCGTTGACGCAATTAACGCGCGTCTACCAAGAATCTCAACAAGACCCTGATTTTATTGCTCAATACCATACGGAACTCAAGCATTTCGTCGGCCGTCCATCGCCGATTTATTACGCGCAGCGTTTAAGCGAAAAACTGGGAGGCGCCCAGATTTACTTTAAACGTGAGGACCTGAACCATACCGGCGCTCACAAAATCAATAACGTGCTGGGGCAAGCCTTACTTGCGCAGCGCATGGGTAAATCACGCGTGATTGCAGAAACCGGCGCGGGTCAGCATGGCGTAGCGACGGCTACGATCGCGGCGCGCTTTGGCATGGAATGCGTCGTTTATATGGGCGCTGAAGATATGCGCCGACAAGCCGCGAATGTTTACCGCATGAAGCTGCTCGGCGCGCAGGTGGTGTCAGTTGAGGCGGGCTCGAAGACTTTAAAAGACGCGTTGAACGAGGCGATGCGCGATTGGGTTACGCAGGTTGAGAATACATTTTATATCATTGGTACCGTCGCAGGCCCGCACCCCTATCCAATGATGGTGCGGGATTTTCAGCGGGTGATTGGCGATGAGTGCAAAACCCAAATGTTAGAGCTGGTTGGGCGTCAGCCTGACGCGGTGATCGCCTGCGTGGGCGGGGGCTCCAACGCGATGGGCATGTTCTACCCGTATATCGAGGATACCCAGGTTCAGTTAATCGGCGTAGAGGCAGGCGGCGCAGGAATTGCCACGGGGCGACATGCGGCCTCCCTGACGGCCGGCTCGCCAGGTGTATTGCACGGCAATCGAACCTATTTATTACAAGATGAAAATGGGCAGATTAATGAGACGCATTCGGTTTCGGCCGGTCTCGATTATCCGGGCGTGGGCCCGGAACATGCCTGGCTTAAAGATATAGGCCGCGCCCAATATGTCAATATAACTGACGCTGAAGCATTGCAAGCATTTCATGATTGCTGCTTGATGGAAGGTATCATTCCCGCGCTTGAATCAAGCCATGCGATTGCTTATGCGCAAAAATTGGCGTCAACGCTCGGACGAGATAAAATCTTGCTGGTTAATTTGTCGGGCCGCGGGGATAAAGATATGCATACTGTGGCTGAAGCCGCTGGCATTAAACTATAA
- a CDS encoding phosphoribosylanthranilate isomerase encodes MVAQQLATGLQARTRIKFCGLTRPQDIERAVSLGVDAIGFVFYPASARALSFSRAAELARYVPPFVSLVGLFVNTDAATLRQAVEAVPLSILQFHGDETPAQCSTLAASVRLPWLRALHVSAGDLAASAALLEVAHRYAAADGLLLDTLSDGYGGSGQSFDWSSIPTALTSRIILSGGLNAENVKDAIIQVRPYAIDVSTGIEVLGAKGVKDHSKMAAFMRAAQAADSC; translated from the coding sequence ATGGTCGCACAGCAGCTAGCAACGGGGTTGCAGGCACGCACCCGGATTAAATTCTGTGGCTTGACGCGACCACAAGATATAGAGCGCGCAGTTAGCTTGGGCGTGGATGCGATTGGTTTTGTATTTTATCCCGCCAGTGCGCGCGCGTTGAGCTTTTCTCGGGCGGCAGAATTGGCGCGTTATGTGCCGCCATTTGTCTCATTGGTTGGATTATTCGTGAATACAGATGCGGCTACGCTGCGCCAAGCGGTAGAAGCTGTTCCCTTATCTATATTGCAATTTCATGGCGATGAAACGCCGGCCCAGTGCTCAACACTTGCCGCTAGCGTGCGCTTGCCATGGTTGCGCGCTTTGCATGTCAGCGCTGGCGACTTAGCGGCATCTGCTGCGTTATTAGAGGTTGCTCATCGCTATGCTGCCGCGGATGGCCTGTTGCTTGATACATTAAGTGATGGATATGGGGGAAGCGGGCAAAGTTTTGATTGGTCGAGCATTCCAACCGCACTGACCTCGCGGATTATTTTGAGTGGCGGTTTAAACGCGGAAAACGTTAAAGATGCGATTATACAAGTGCGCCCTTATGCGATTGATGTATCTACTGGAATTGAAGTCTTGGGGGCCAAAGGCGTGAAAGATCATAGCAAAATGGCGGCATTTATGCGCGCGGCGCAGGCAGCCGATAGCTGCTAA
- the truA gene encoding tRNA pseudouridine(38-40) synthase TruA → MRIALGLQYNGAPFSGWQSQQHRNTVQDVLERALTSFATCPLKTVAAGRTDAGVHALGQVVHFDTEVQRPMFAWVRGVNAFLPDSIAVQWAKQVPAEFHARFSAHERTYYYMLYTHAIRSPLLAGRAGWVHQAELDLSAMRAAARILLGEHDFSAFRSSECQAKSPCKHLYALDIEARGHFIHFRFRANAFLHHMVRNIMGCLIEIGRSRQSVDWLKIVLAARERRHAAPTFMADGLYLAQIGYPLALSVPAPELASQSWGEVWSHSS, encoded by the coding sequence ATGCGTATTGCTTTAGGCTTACAATATAATGGCGCGCCATTCTCTGGTTGGCAGTCGCAACAGCACCGCAATACGGTGCAAGATGTGCTGGAACGCGCGTTGACATCATTTGCCACCTGTCCGTTGAAAACCGTCGCTGCTGGGCGTACAGATGCGGGAGTGCATGCGTTGGGCCAGGTTGTGCATTTTGACACTGAGGTGCAGCGCCCGATGTTTGCGTGGGTGCGCGGCGTCAATGCTTTTTTGCCGGATAGCATTGCGGTGCAATGGGCAAAACAGGTGCCCGCAGAGTTTCATGCGCGCTTTAGCGCCCATGAGCGGACTTACTACTACATGCTATATACGCATGCGATTCGCTCGCCACTTTTGGCTGGCCGCGCCGGATGGGTGCACCAGGCCGAGCTTGATCTGAGCGCAATGCGTGCTGCGGCGCGTATATTACTGGGCGAGCATGATTTCTCCGCCTTTCGCTCTTCTGAATGTCAGGCCAAATCGCCCTGCAAGCATCTATATGCGCTGGATATCGAAGCGCGGGGTCATTTTATTCATTTTCGTTTTAGGGCGAATGCCTTTTTGCATCATATGGTGCGAAATATCATGGGCTGTTTGATTGAAATCGGCCGCAGCAGGCAGTCGGTTGACTGGCTGAAAATAGTACTTGCTGCGCGTGAGCGACGCCACGCAGCTCCTACTTTTATGGCGGATGGCCTATACCTTGCGCAGATTGGCTACCCGCTCGCTTTGAGCGTGCCCGCGCCTGAGTTGGCGAGTCAGTCGTGGGGAGAAGTATGGTCGCACAGCAGCTAG
- the asd gene encoding aspartate-semialdehyde dehydrogenase, which translates to MKTVGLVGWRGMVGSVLLQRMCEENDFALIEPLFFSTSSAGAAAPSLAKNETKLKDAYDLQALKQCEIILTCQGGAYTTEIFPKLRAAGWDGYWIDAASSLRMEEDAVIVLDPVNAHVIKDALGRGVKNYIGGNCTVSLMLMALGGLFSAGLVEWVSAMTYQAASGAGAQNMRELLQQMGVLYGAAKQNLADPTAAILEIDRGVLAAMNSEQMPVTQFGAPLAGSLLPWIDQDLGQGVSREEWKGAAETNKILGKPPLGVPGSVPIDGICVRIGAMRCHAQALTIKLTQDVPLADIENIVAAANDWVQVVPNERVASLNQLTPAAVTGTLSVPVGRLRKPVLGDQYLCAFTVGDQLLWGAAEPLRRMLRILLATA; encoded by the coding sequence ATGAAAACTGTTGGCTTGGTGGGTTGGCGCGGCATGGTGGGCTCAGTTTTGCTGCAGCGCATGTGCGAAGAAAATGATTTTGCATTGATCGAGCCGTTATTTTTTAGTACGAGTAGTGCTGGCGCAGCGGCGCCATCCTTGGCTAAAAATGAAACGAAACTAAAAGATGCCTATGATCTTCAGGCGCTTAAGCAGTGCGAGATTATTCTAACATGCCAAGGGGGCGCTTACACAACCGAGATATTCCCCAAGCTGCGCGCAGCGGGCTGGGATGGCTATTGGATTGATGCCGCTTCTTCACTACGGATGGAAGAGGATGCCGTCATTGTCTTAGACCCAGTCAATGCGCACGTGATTAAGGATGCATTGGGCCGTGGCGTCAAAAATTATATTGGCGGTAATTGCACGGTCAGTCTTATGTTAATGGCGCTGGGCGGTCTTTTTAGCGCCGGTTTAGTTGAGTGGGTCAGTGCGATGACCTATCAGGCCGCTTCAGGCGCTGGCGCCCAGAATATGCGTGAATTGCTGCAACAAATGGGCGTGCTATATGGCGCAGCCAAGCAAAACTTAGCCGATCCGACAGCCGCCATCTTGGAGATTGATCGCGGGGTGTTGGCTGCCATGAATAGCGAGCAAATGCCGGTGACGCAGTTTGGCGCGCCATTGGCGGGCTCACTGCTGCCTTGGATTGATCAAGACCTGGGTCAGGGTGTATCGCGCGAAGAATGGAAAGGAGCCGCTGAAACCAATAAAATTCTTGGCAAACCGCCATTAGGCGTGCCCGGTTCAGTGCCAATAGACGGCATTTGCGTGCGCATTGGAGCGATGCGTTGCCATGCCCAAGCATTGACCATCAAGCTCACGCAAGATGTACCGCTCGCTGACATCGAAAATATCGTAGCGGCAGCGAATGACTGGGTACAAGTCGTCCCCAATGAACGTGTTGCATCGCTGAACCAACTCACGCCGGCCGCCGTTACTGGCACGCTATCCGTACCAGTGGGTCGATTGCGTAAGCCGGTGCTGGGTGATCAATATCTGTGCGCATTTACTGTAGGCGATCAGTTACTGTGGGGCGCGGCTGAACCTTTACGGCGGATGCTAAGAATTTTGTTGGCCACTGCATGA
- the leuB gene encoding 3-isopropylmalate dehydrogenase: protein MTKIAVLAGDGIGPEIVAQALKVLEALDVSFDFEPAPVGGAGYAVAGHPLPAATLALAQAADAVLFGAVGDWKYDTLPRELRPEQAILGLRKHLQLFANLRPAVLYAELASASSLKPEIVADLDILIVRELSGDIYFGQPRGIRLVLDGAFKDCREGFDTMRYSESEVRRIAQVAFQAAQKRSKRLTSVDKANVLETSQLWRETVIDVARDYPDVELSHLYVDNAAMQLVRAPKAFDVIVTGNLFGDILSDQAAMLTGSIGMLPSASLSAGHKGLYEPAHGSAPDIAGQDLANPLATILSAAMMLRYSLQQPQQADRIEAAVKKVLAQGLRTADIWTPGTHKVGTQAMGDAVVKALA, encoded by the coding sequence ATGACTAAAATCGCAGTCTTGGCAGGAGATGGGATCGGCCCGGAGATTGTGGCGCAAGCGCTCAAGGTTCTAGAGGCGCTTGATGTCTCTTTTGACTTTGAGCCAGCGCCAGTGGGTGGCGCAGGTTATGCTGTGGCTGGACATCCCCTGCCGGCTGCAACGCTAGCGTTGGCGCAGGCTGCAGATGCGGTTTTATTTGGCGCTGTGGGCGATTGGAAATACGATACTCTGCCGCGTGAATTACGCCCTGAACAAGCCATTTTAGGTTTGCGCAAGCATTTGCAATTATTTGCCAATTTACGTCCGGCGGTTCTCTACGCAGAACTTGCGTCGGCTTCGTCTTTGAAGCCAGAAATTGTCGCTGACCTTGATATTTTAATTGTGCGCGAATTGAGCGGCGATATTTATTTTGGTCAGCCGCGCGGGATCCGGCTGGTACTGGATGGCGCTTTTAAAGATTGCCGTGAAGGCTTTGATACGATGCGTTACAGCGAGTCCGAAGTACGCCGGATTGCTCAGGTCGCGTTTCAGGCCGCACAAAAACGCAGTAAGCGGCTGACGAGTGTGGATAAAGCCAATGTGCTTGAGACCTCTCAACTGTGGCGTGAAACCGTGATTGACGTGGCACGGGACTACCCAGATGTTGAGCTATCGCATCTGTATGTCGATAATGCTGCGATGCAGTTGGTGCGGGCGCCCAAGGCATTCGACGTGATTGTGACCGGCAATTTATTTGGAGATATTCTTTCTGATCAAGCGGCGATGTTAACCGGCTCGATTGGGATGCTGCCGTCTGCTTCGCTGAGCGCTGGCCATAAAGGGCTGTATGAGCCGGCGCACGGTTCGGCGCCGGATATAGCTGGTCAGGATTTGGCCAATCCGTTGGCGACGATTTTATCGGCGGCGATGATGTTGCGCTATTCATTGCAGCAGCCACAGCAGGCGGATCGGATTGAGGCTGCGGTCAAAAAGGTCTTGGCGCAAGGATTGCGTACCGCGGATATTTGGACCCCGGGTACACATAAAGTGGGTACTCAAGCAATGGGTGATGCAGTGGTTAAGGCACTGGCGTAG
- a CDS encoding citrate synthase produces MTPSDVKATLSFSDGSPSVELPIYQGTLGPDAIDIRKLYGQTGKFTYDPGFMSTAACNSAITYIDGEKGELLHRGYPIEQLAVHGDFLDVCHLLLKGDLPNLEQKREFSELVTKHTMVHEQMQFFFRGFRRDSHPMAVLTGCVGALSAFYHDSLNINDARHREVSAIRLIAKLPTLVAMAYKYNTGMPFVYPLNELSYSANFMRMMFANPCEEYKINDVLVRALDRILILHADHEQNASTSTVRLAGSSGANPFACVAAGIACLWGPAHGGANEAALNMLEEIGSPERIPEFIRQVKDKQSSVKLMGFGHRVYKNYDPRAKLMRETCHDVLEELGLHDEPLFKLAMELEKIALEDEYFVSRKLYPNVDFYSGIVQRALGIPTSMFTCIFAMARTIGWIAQWNEMISEPDQKIGRPRQLFVGQTPREAKPIEQR; encoded by the coding sequence ATGACTCCATCCGATGTAAAAGCGACGCTTTCTTTTAGCGATGGCTCGCCCAGTGTTGAGCTGCCAATTTACCAGGGCACCCTTGGTCCCGATGCGATTGATATTCGTAAGCTATATGGCCAGACTGGAAAATTTACGTACGATCCCGGTTTTATGTCCACGGCAGCGTGTAATTCAGCCATTACCTATATCGATGGCGAGAAAGGCGAACTTCTGCATCGCGGCTATCCGATTGAGCAACTTGCGGTGCATGGCGATTTCTTAGACGTTTGCCATTTACTGTTAAAAGGCGATTTGCCCAATTTGGAACAGAAGCGGGAATTTAGCGAGCTTGTCACTAAGCATACGATGGTGCACGAGCAAATGCAGTTTTTTTTCCGGGGCTTTCGGCGCGACTCCCATCCTATGGCCGTATTAACGGGTTGTGTTGGCGCTCTATCTGCGTTTTATCATGACTCATTAAATATCAATGATGCGCGCCACCGCGAAGTATCGGCCATCCGGCTTATCGCTAAGCTGCCAACATTGGTTGCGATGGCGTATAAATATAATACTGGGATGCCGTTTGTATACCCGCTCAATGAGCTGTCTTATAGCGCTAATTTTATGCGCATGATGTTCGCCAATCCGTGCGAAGAATATAAGATCAACGATGTTTTGGTGCGCGCCCTTGATCGCATTTTGATTTTACATGCCGACCATGAGCAAAATGCTTCAACCTCAACGGTACGTTTGGCTGGGTCCTCTGGCGCTAATCCATTTGCTTGCGTGGCGGCAGGTATTGCGTGTTTATGGGGGCCAGCGCATGGTGGGGCGAATGAAGCCGCGCTGAATATGCTAGAAGAAATTGGCTCGCCAGAGCGGATTCCAGAGTTCATTCGTCAGGTTAAAGATAAGCAATCAAGCGTAAAATTAATGGGTTTTGGCCATCGCGTCTATAAAAACTATGATCCACGCGCTAAACTCATGCGCGAGACCTGCCATGATGTACTGGAAGAGTTAGGCTTGCATGACGAGCCGCTCTTCAAATTGGCAATGGAGCTAGAAAAAATTGCGCTCGAAGACGAATATTTTGTTTCGCGCAAACTCTATCCTAATGTCGATTTCTATTCAGGGATTGTGCAACGTGCATTGGGGATTCCAACTTCGATGTTTACTTGCATCTTCGCTATGGCGCGTACGATTGGTTGGATTGCTCAATGGAATGAAATGATTTCTGAGCCGGACCAAAAAATTGGCCGGCCACGTCAGCTCTTTGTTGGGCAGACCCCGCGTGAAGCCAAACCGATTGAGCAGCGGTAG
- a CDS encoding succinate dehydrogenase assembly factor 2 has translation MESVSHQADPVQRARLRWRARRGLLENDLIIERFFSRYEHGLSNAEVGALTRLLELSDSDLLDLLLARAQPQGELASPDGLHVLALLRAS, from the coding sequence ATGGAAAGTGTGTCCCATCAAGCAGACCCAGTGCAACGCGCTCGCTTGCGTTGGCGGGCGCGGCGCGGGCTGCTTGAAAACGATCTCATCATTGAACGTTTCTTTAGTCGTTATGAGCACGGCCTAAGCAATGCAGAAGTGGGAGCGTTAACTCGGCTATTGGAGCTTAGCGATAGCGATTTGTTAGACTTACTCCTTGCCCGAGCGCAGCCGCAGGGTGAGCTCGCCAGTCCAGACGGATTACATGTGTTAGCGTTATTACGCGCTAGTTAA
- a CDS encoding succinate dehydrogenase iron-sulfur subunit, with the protein MTKRIFEIYRYDPDQDAAPRMQTYELELDAHDKMLLDALIKLKSIDESLAFRRSCREGVCGSDAMNINGKNGLACLTNMNELPQRITLRPLPGLPVVRDLICDFTHFFDQYHSIKPYLINDEPLPEKERLQSPQERNELDGLYECILCASCSTSCPSFWWNPDKFVGPAGLLQAYRFIADSRDQATGERLDNLEDPYRLFRCHTIMNCVDVCPKGLNPTKAIGKIKELMVRRAI; encoded by the coding sequence ATGACAAAACGTATTTTTGAGATTTATCGCTACGATCCAGACCAAGACGCGGCGCCGCGGATGCAGACTTACGAGCTTGAGCTCGATGCGCACGACAAAATGCTGCTCGATGCGTTGATCAAGCTGAAATCCATTGATGAGTCGCTGGCGTTTCGTCGCTCATGCCGCGAAGGCGTATGTGGCTCGGATGCAATGAATATTAATGGCAAGAATGGTCTGGCCTGCCTGACTAATATGAATGAGCTGCCGCAGCGCATTACGCTCAGACCGCTGCCGGGCTTACCTGTCGTGCGCGATTTGATTTGCGATTTTACACATTTCTTTGATCAATACCATTCAATCAAGCCTTATTTGATTAATGATGAACCCTTGCCGGAGAAAGAGCGTTTACAATCACCGCAAGAGCGTAATGAATTGGATGGACTGTACGAATGTATTTTATGCGCTAGTTGTTCGACCTCTTGCCCGAGTTTTTGGTGGAATCCAGACAAGTTCGTCGGACCCGCCGGCTTATTGCAGGCGTATCGCTTTATCGCAGACAGTCGGGATCAAGCCACTGGGGAACGCTTAGATAATCTAGAGGACCCTTATCGCTTATTCCGTTGCCACACCATTATGAATTGTGTTGACGTTTGCCCGAAGGGGCTGAACCCGACGAAGGCGATTGGTAAAATCAAAGAACTCATGGTGCGCCGTGCAATCTAA